One Microbacterium sp. No. 7 genomic window carries:
- the serB gene encoding phosphoserine phosphatase SerB, whose translation MPDARLLVVFDADSTLIRNEVIELIADEAGRGAEVAAATEAAMRGEVDFATSLRSRVEALRGVPVEAFARVLARIEPTPGVRELIAEIHARGGVAAVVSGGFHEILDTVAPALGVDLWRANRLEVSEGVLTGRVDGEIVDAEGKAAALREWAAAAGVPLSRTYAIGDGANDLRMMDAAGLGIAFNAKPAVRAQADLVIADVDLREVVPLLP comes from the coding sequence GTGCCCGACGCTCGTCTTCTCGTCGTCTTCGACGCCGACTCCACTCTCATCCGCAACGAGGTCATCGAGCTGATCGCCGACGAGGCCGGCCGCGGTGCCGAGGTCGCCGCGGCGACCGAGGCGGCGATGCGCGGCGAGGTCGACTTCGCGACGAGCCTGCGCTCGCGCGTCGAGGCGCTGCGCGGGGTTCCCGTCGAGGCCTTCGCCCGCGTGCTCGCGCGCATCGAGCCGACGCCCGGCGTGCGCGAGCTGATCGCCGAGATCCATGCGCGCGGCGGCGTCGCGGCGGTCGTGTCGGGCGGGTTCCACGAGATCCTCGACACCGTCGCCCCCGCGCTCGGGGTCGACCTGTGGCGCGCGAACCGGCTGGAGGTCTCGGAGGGCGTGCTCACGGGACGCGTCGACGGCGAGATCGTGGACGCCGAGGGCAAGGCCGCCGCGCTCCGCGAGTGGGCGGCCGCCGCCGGCGTTCCGCTCTCGCGCACCTACGCGATCGGCGACGGCGCCAACGACCTGCGCATGATGGATGCCGCGGGGCTCGGCATCGCATTCAACGCGAAGCCCGCCGTGCGCGCGCAGGCCGACCTGGTGATCGCCGACGTCGACCTGCGCGAGGTCGTCCCGCTGCTGCCCTGA
- the fabG gene encoding 3-oxoacyl-ACP reductase FabG has protein sequence MSSDRVVLVTGGNRGIGRAIAERFVREGYRVAVTARSGEGPEGTLTVRADVTDAASIDAAFAEVERELGPVEVVVANAGITKDTLLLRMTEDDFDSVVATNLGGTFRVVKRAAKGLLRAKWGRVILISSVVGLYGSAGQINYSSSKSALVGFARSLTRELGGRGITANVVAPGFIETDMTAALPDETQAEYKRNIPAGRFASADEVAGVVTWLASDDAAYISGAVIPVDGGLGMGH, from the coding sequence ATGTCCTCTGATCGCGTCGTCCTTGTCACCGGCGGAAACCGCGGCATCGGCCGCGCCATCGCCGAGCGATTCGTGCGTGAGGGCTACCGCGTGGCCGTCACGGCGCGCAGCGGCGAGGGCCCCGAGGGCACTCTCACGGTGCGCGCCGACGTGACGGATGCCGCGTCGATCGACGCCGCCTTCGCCGAGGTCGAGCGCGAGCTCGGACCCGTCGAGGTCGTGGTGGCCAACGCGGGCATCACGAAGGACACCCTGCTGCTGCGCATGACCGAGGACGACTTCGACTCGGTCGTCGCCACGAACCTCGGCGGCACGTTCCGCGTCGTCAAGCGCGCCGCCAAGGGGCTGCTGCGCGCCAAGTGGGGACGCGTCATCCTCATCTCCAGCGTCGTGGGCCTGTACGGCTCGGCCGGCCAGATCAACTACTCGTCGTCGAAGAGCGCGCTCGTGGGCTTCGCGCGGTCGCTCACGCGCGAGCTCGGCGGCCGCGGCATCACGGCGAACGTCGTGGCGCCGGGGTTCATCGAGACCGACATGACCGCGGCCCTGCCCGACGAGACGCAGGCCGAGTACAAGCGCAACATCCCGGCGGGCCGGTTCGCGAGCGCCGACGAGGTCGCCGGCGTCGTGACGTGGCTCGCCTCCGACGACGCGGCCTACATCTCGGGCGCCGTCATCCCCGTCGACGGCGGCCTCGGCATGGGGCACTGA
- a CDS encoding DUF4190 domain-containing protein: MSDPTSPDSTNDLPAQGEQALPEPADEVTPDPGVAGDETAAPQASGYTPPPAYTPPPAYTPAAAYTPPPAYTPPPAYTPPSYAAAEPAAEAPAPPAYTPAAEAAAPGYPAAPAQPTGPYAAPAASYAQPSYPGSGTPYGAYAAPVATNTLAIIALIGGIAGLTILPFIGSIVGVITGHMSLNQLKRTNEGGRGLALTGVITGWVGIGIYGLVFVFLIFLWIGIAASSSF; encoded by the coding sequence ATGAGCGATCCCACGTCCCCCGACAGCACGAACGATCTCCCCGCACAGGGTGAGCAGGCTCTTCCCGAGCCCGCCGACGAGGTGACGCCGGACCCGGGCGTCGCCGGCGACGAGACCGCCGCGCCGCAGGCCTCCGGCTACACGCCTCCGCCCGCGTACACGCCCCCGCCGGCCTACACGCCGGCCGCGGCGTACACGCCTCCGCCCGCCTACACCCCGCCCCCGGCCTACACGCCGCCGAGCTACGCCGCCGCGGAGCCCGCCGCCGAGGCACCGGCGCCCCCGGCGTACACGCCGGCCGCGGAGGCCGCCGCCCCCGGCTATCCGGCCGCGCCCGCGCAGCCGACGGGACCCTATGCCGCGCCCGCCGCCTCGTACGCGCAGCCCTCCTATCCGGGGTCCGGCACGCCGTACGGCGCCTATGCGGCGCCCGTCGCGACGAACACGCTCGCGATCATCGCCCTCATCGGCGGCATCGCGGGCCTCACGATCCTGCCCTTCATCGGGTCGATCGTGGGCGTCATCACGGGCCACATGTCGCTGAACCAGCTCAAGCGCACGAACGAGGGCGGCCGCGGCCTGGCCCTGACGGGCGTCATCACCGGCTGGGTGGGCATCGGCATCTACGGCCTCGTGTTCGTCTTCCTCATCTTCCTGTGGATCGGCATCGCCGCCTCGTCGTCGTTCTGA
- a CDS encoding DUF3099 domain-containing protein, with the protein MRNTPAPQSATSLPRAPRDEAQSRMTKYFIMMTVRASCFVLMVAVTPYGWYTFLFAIGAIVLPYLAVVIANVGKNVRETAAVPPERQLAAPAPTAAVPADTGPTVIQVHEKRPPSAS; encoded by the coding sequence ATGAGAAACACGCCCGCACCGCAGTCGGCGACCTCGCTGCCGCGCGCTCCGCGCGACGAGGCGCAGTCGCGCATGACGAAGTACTTCATCATGATGACGGTGCGCGCGTCGTGCTTCGTGCTGATGGTGGCGGTCACGCCCTACGGCTGGTATACGTTCCTCTTCGCCATCGGGGCGATCGTGCTGCCCTATCTCGCGGTCGTGATCGCGAACGTCGGCAAGAACGTGCGCGAGACGGCCGCGGTGCCGCCCGAGCGGCAGCTCGCCGCCCCGGCACCGACGGCGGCGGTGCCGGCCGACACCGGGCCGACGGTCATCCAGGTGCACGAGAAGCGTCCGCCGAGCGCATCGTGA
- a CDS encoding SURF1 family cytochrome oxidase biogenesis protein, with protein sequence MNRQTVLRWSGYVAFAIVFAIACGFLSHWQFERGAERDAQLELIAANYDAEPVPLDRLIPAGGVFDGADQWHPVVVTGEYLTEHQLLARNRPRGGTSAFEVLVPFRTDDGRVFIVNRGWVPPGADQPEPDSVPAAPEGPVTVVARLMPDEPAPRSGRTAPPGQVPTVTTDIIAETLPGERVVDGVYGIMVSETPAPSARPSELPSPSEDPGPHLSYAIQWILFAIMGFAFIWYMIRTELKHRREDAEDAAARASGAPAPPPRPKRRRDRDAEEEDALVDAR encoded by the coding sequence ATGAACCGGCAGACCGTGCTGCGCTGGAGCGGCTACGTCGCCTTCGCGATCGTCTTCGCGATCGCGTGCGGCTTCCTGTCGCACTGGCAGTTCGAGCGCGGCGCGGAGCGCGACGCGCAGCTCGAGCTCATCGCCGCGAACTACGACGCCGAGCCGGTGCCGCTCGACCGGCTGATCCCCGCGGGCGGCGTGTTCGACGGCGCCGACCAGTGGCATCCCGTCGTCGTCACGGGCGAGTACCTCACCGAGCACCAGCTGCTCGCGCGCAACCGGCCGCGCGGCGGGACGAGCGCCTTCGAGGTGCTCGTGCCGTTCCGCACCGACGACGGGCGCGTCTTCATCGTGAACCGCGGCTGGGTGCCGCCGGGCGCCGACCAGCCCGAGCCCGACAGCGTGCCGGCCGCGCCGGAGGGACCCGTGACCGTCGTCGCGCGGCTCATGCCCGACGAGCCCGCGCCGCGCTCGGGACGCACCGCTCCCCCCGGCCAGGTGCCGACCGTCACGACGGACATCATCGCCGAGACGCTCCCGGGCGAGAGGGTCGTCGACGGCGTCTACGGCATCATGGTGAGCGAGACGCCTGCCCCCTCGGCGCGCCCCTCCGAGCTCCCGTCGCCGTCGGAGGACCCGGGTCCGCACCTGTCGTACGCGATCCAGTGGATCCTCTTCGCGATCATGGGCTTCGCGTTCATCTGGTACATGATCCGCACCGAGCTCAAGCACCGCCGCGAGGACGCCGAGGACGCGGCGGCCCGCGCCTCAGGCGCTCCGGCGCCTCCGCCCCGCCCGAAGCGCCGTCGCGATCGCGACGCCGAAGAAGAAGACGCCCTCGTCGACGCCCGATGA
- a CDS encoding ABC-F family ATP-binding cassette domain-containing protein, with the protein MLAVHDLEIRVGARTLMSEVSFRVSDGDKIGLVGRNGAGKTTLTKVLAGDLLPAEGRVDRSGELGYLPQDPRSGDPEMLARTRILDARGLGTLAIGMREASELMASDDAAAAAKAMRRYANLTERFEALGGYAAEAEAASIAHNLSLPDRILDQPLKTLSGGQRRRIELARILFSDAGTMILDEPTNHLDADSVVWLREFLKGYKGGLIVISHDVELVGETVNRVFYLDAMRQVIDIYNMNWKNYLRQRVADEERRKKERANIEKKATALQLQAARFGAKASKAAAAHQMVARAEKMLSGLEEVRQEDRVAKLRFPKPAPCGKTPLMAKNLSKSYGSLEIFTDVDLAIDRGSKVVVLGLNGAGKTTLLRILAGVDAPDTGGIEPGHGLKIGYYAQEHENLDVSRSVLDNMMSAAPDITQVEARKVLGSFLFTGDDVLKPAGVLSGGEKTRLSLATLVVSSANVLLLDEPTNNLDPASREEILGALAHYEGAVVLVSHDEGAVQALNPERVLILPDGVEDIWGRDYVDLITLA; encoded by the coding sequence GTGCTCGCCGTGCACGACCTCGAGATCCGCGTGGGCGCGCGCACCCTCATGTCGGAGGTGTCGTTCCGCGTCTCCGACGGCGACAAGATCGGCCTGGTCGGGCGCAACGGCGCGGGCAAGACGACCCTCACCAAGGTGCTCGCGGGCGACCTGCTGCCCGCCGAGGGGCGCGTCGACCGCTCCGGCGAGCTCGGCTACCTGCCGCAGGACCCGCGCTCGGGCGACCCCGAGATGCTCGCGCGCACGCGCATCCTCGACGCCCGTGGACTGGGCACCCTCGCGATCGGCATGCGTGAGGCGTCGGAGCTCATGGCATCCGACGACGCCGCGGCTGCTGCGAAGGCGATGCGCCGCTACGCGAACCTCACCGAGCGGTTCGAGGCGCTGGGCGGATACGCCGCCGAGGCCGAGGCGGCCTCCATCGCGCACAACCTCTCGCTGCCCGACCGCATCCTCGATCAGCCGCTCAAGACGCTCTCCGGCGGTCAGCGCCGCCGCATCGAGCTCGCCCGCATCCTGTTCTCGGATGCCGGCACGATGATCCTCGACGAGCCCACGAACCACCTGGACGCCGACAGCGTCGTGTGGCTGCGAGAGTTCCTGAAGGGCTACAAGGGCGGCCTCATCGTCATCAGCCACGACGTCGAGCTCGTCGGAGAGACCGTCAACCGCGTCTTCTACCTCGACGCGATGCGCCAGGTCATCGACATCTACAACATGAACTGGAAGAACTACCTGCGTCAGCGGGTGGCCGATGAGGAGCGCCGCAAGAAGGAGCGCGCCAACATCGAGAAGAAGGCCACGGCGCTGCAGCTCCAGGCCGCACGGTTCGGCGCGAAGGCGAGCAAGGCCGCCGCGGCGCACCAGATGGTCGCCCGCGCCGAGAAGATGCTCTCCGGCCTCGAAGAGGTGCGGCAGGAGGACCGCGTCGCCAAGCTGCGCTTCCCCAAGCCCGCGCCGTGCGGCAAGACGCCGCTCATGGCGAAGAACCTGTCGAAGTCGTACGGCTCTCTGGAGATCTTCACCGACGTCGACCTCGCGATCGACCGCGGCTCGAAGGTCGTCGTGCTCGGCCTCAACGGCGCCGGAAAGACGACGCTGCTGCGCATCCTCGCGGGCGTCGACGCGCCCGACACGGGGGGCATCGAGCCGGGCCACGGACTGAAGATCGGCTACTACGCGCAGGAGCACGAGAACCTCGACGTGAGCCGCTCGGTGCTCGACAACATGATGTCGGCCGCCCCCGACATCACGCAAGTCGAGGCGCGCAAGGTGCTGGGCTCGTTCCTGTTCACGGGCGACGACGTGCTCAAGCCCGCCGGGGTGCTCTCAGGCGGCGAGAAGACGCGCCTGTCGCTGGCGACGCTCGTCGTCTCGTCGGCCAACGTGCTGCTGCTCGACGAGCCCACGAACAACCTCGACCCCGCGAGCCGCGAGGAGATCCTCGGCGCGCTCGCGCACTACGAGGGCGCCGTCGTGCTCGTCTCGCACGACGAGGGCGCCGTGCAGGCGCTGAACCCCGAGCGCGTGCTCATCCTGCCCGACGGCGTCGAGGACATCTGGGGCCGTGACTACGTCGACCTGATCACTTTGGCGTGA
- a CDS encoding CHY zinc finger protein: protein MSGAAEPAGGAEEPVGGAEDRGGGAADRVGGAEPVRVGDVVVHGVGVDAQTRCAHYAGPNDVLALLFRCCDRWYPCHACHAAVATHDAARWPVADGDAHALLCGRCGRTSTIDEYLGSYACARCGGAFNERCALHHDLYFE, encoded by the coding sequence GTGAGCGGCGCGGCGGAGCCCGCGGGCGGTGCAGAGGAGCCCGTGGGCGGCGCGGAGGATCGTGGGGGCGGTGCGGCGGATCGTGTGGGCGGTGCGGAGCCCGTGCGGGTCGGGGACGTCGTCGTGCACGGCGTCGGCGTCGACGCGCAGACGCGCTGCGCCCACTACGCGGGTCCGAACGACGTGCTCGCGCTCCTGTTCCGCTGCTGCGATCGGTGGTATCCGTGCCACGCGTGCCATGCCGCCGTCGCGACGCACGACGCCGCCCGCTGGCCGGTCGCCGACGGCGACGCGCACGCGCTGCTGTGCGGCCGGTGTGGGCGGACCTCGACCATCGACGAGTACCTGGGCTCGTACGCGTGCGCCCGCTGCGGCGGCGCGTTCAACGAGCGCTGCGCCCTGCACCACGATCTGTACTTCGAGTGA
- a CDS encoding energy-coupling factor transporter transmembrane component T, with translation MISLYRPGRSPLHRAPAGLKLLALTAVALAMSFIPGTIWTSAVWLGVVVVAYALGGFGLPTLARQLWATRWIVVLMVVTQLIFLTPDAAVANTTRVVAVVMLAGVLTLTTRTEDLIDVLQRLLSPLRRFGVDPWRVGFTLSLTLTLVPVIADFGRRVREAERARGVRLGVRAIVPLLVMSLRHADDVSDAMTARGIA, from the coding sequence ATGATCTCGCTGTACCGGCCCGGCCGCAGCCCGCTGCACCGCGCGCCCGCCGGCCTGAAGCTGCTGGCGCTCACCGCCGTCGCGCTCGCGATGTCGTTCATCCCCGGCACGATCTGGACGTCGGCGGTCTGGCTCGGCGTGGTCGTCGTCGCCTACGCGCTCGGCGGCTTCGGGCTGCCGACGCTCGCACGCCAGCTGTGGGCGACGCGCTGGATCGTCGTGCTCATGGTCGTGACGCAGCTGATCTTCCTCACGCCCGACGCGGCGGTCGCGAACACGACGCGCGTCGTCGCCGTGGTCATGCTCGCCGGCGTGCTGACGCTCACCACGCGCACCGAGGACCTCATCGACGTGCTGCAGCGCCTGCTCTCGCCGCTGCGCCGGTTCGGGGTCGACCCGTGGCGCGTCGGCTTCACGCTCTCGCTCACGCTGACGCTCGTGCCCGTGATCGCCGACTTCGGCCGCCGCGTGCGCGAGGCCGAGCGGGCCCGGGGCGTGCGCCTCGGCGTGCGGGCGATCGTGCCGCTGCTGGTCATGTCGCTGCGGCACGCCGACGACGTCTCCGACGCGATGACCGCCCGGGGGATCGCGTGA
- a CDS encoding energy-coupling factor ABC transporter ATP-binding protein, giving the protein MSAPADPTRGIELRAVAVEIDGRGILDDVSATLTQRTVAVIGANGSGKSTFARLLNGLVRASAGEVRVHGLDVARETRRVRERVGFVFTNPDAQILMPTVAEDVALSLKGRGRGREEAAARVAAVLDRFGLSALADRPAYSLSGGQKQLLALASVLVTEPAVVVADEPTTLLDLGNARLIGDVLTSGIAVQTVIVTHDLELAERCDAALRFADGRLVDAGEPAEVTGRYRAAFA; this is encoded by the coding sequence GTGTCCGCGCCCGCTGACCCGACGCGCGGCATCGAGCTGCGCGCCGTGGCGGTCGAGATCGACGGCCGCGGCATCCTCGACGACGTCTCGGCGACGCTGACACAGCGGACGGTCGCGGTGATCGGCGCCAACGGATCCGGCAAGTCGACGTTCGCGCGGCTGCTCAACGGGCTCGTCCGCGCGAGCGCCGGCGAGGTGCGCGTGCACGGGCTCGACGTCGCACGGGAGACGCGGCGCGTGCGCGAGCGGGTGGGGTTCGTGTTCACGAACCCCGACGCGCAGATCCTCATGCCGACCGTCGCGGAGGACGTCGCGCTGTCGCTGAAGGGACGCGGCCGGGGACGCGAGGAGGCCGCCGCGCGGGTCGCGGCCGTGCTCGACCGGTTCGGCCTGTCGGCGCTCGCCGACCGGCCCGCCTACAGTCTCTCGGGCGGGCAGAAGCAGCTGCTCGCGCTCGCGTCGGTGCTCGTGACCGAGCCCGCCGTCGTCGTGGCCGACGAGCCGACGACCCTGCTCGACCTCGGCAACGCGCGCCTGATCGGCGACGTGCTCACGAGCGGCATCGCCGTGCAGACCGTCATCGTGACGCACGACCTGGAGCTCGCCGAGCGGTGCGACGCGGCCCTGCGGTTCGCCGACGGCCGGCTGGTCGACGCCGGCGAGCCGGCCGAGGTGACCGGCCGCTACCGGGCCGCGTTCGCGTGA
- a CDS encoding biotin transporter BioY: MAQAGTFDGRDIARIAVFAAIIVALGLVGPIPVPGLVPITAQTLGVMLAGAVLGWRNGALAVLVVIVLVAVGLPVLSGGRGGIGVFVGPSAGYLFGWLAGAALTGLIAHSGGRPLRWWRVALGCVVGGILAIYAFGIPVQSLVTGLPIGDAAIASLAFLPGDAIKAALATVLTLALQRAYPPAFSGVRAAGSSVRAR, encoded by the coding sequence ATGGCCCAGGCAGGGACGTTCGACGGGCGCGACATCGCGCGCATCGCGGTGTTCGCCGCGATCATCGTGGCACTCGGGCTGGTCGGCCCCATCCCCGTGCCGGGGCTCGTGCCGATCACGGCGCAGACGCTCGGCGTCATGCTCGCGGGGGCCGTGCTCGGCTGGCGGAACGGCGCGCTCGCCGTGCTCGTCGTGATCGTGCTCGTGGCGGTCGGGCTGCCGGTGCTCTCGGGCGGCCGCGGCGGGATCGGCGTGTTCGTGGGCCCCAGTGCCGGGTACCTGTTCGGATGGCTGGCCGGCGCCGCGCTCACGGGACTGATCGCGCACTCCGGCGGACGCCCGCTGAGGTGGTGGCGCGTCGCGCTCGGCTGCGTCGTGGGCGGCATCCTCGCGATCTACGCCTTCGGCATCCCCGTGCAGTCGCTCGTGACGGGCCTGCCGATCGGCGACGCGGCCATCGCGAGCCTCGCCTTCCTGCCCGGCGACGCGATCAAGGCGGCGCTCGCGACCGTGCTGACCCTCGCGCTGCAGCGCGCATACCCGCCCGCCTTCAGCGGCGTGCGGGCGGCGGGGAGCAGTGTCCGCGCCCGCTGA
- a CDS encoding TetR family transcriptional regulator, producing the protein MTDREPRPQRHDRASVVDTALALLDEGGLGELSMRRIAGALGIQPSALYWHFDSKQALLAAVADRIVDDGLRAIPADAGVHAVAHGLRDALLRHRDGADIVIGTQALALGAGDAHRRLRDALRRDGDDPREGPAQTGATTLLHFTLGHATIVQQRLQAARLGVVTADVASEARELAAQFDAGVRAILRGLTGAGKESIRQQRTTNDGYRA; encoded by the coding sequence GTGACAGACCGCGAACCACGCCCGCAGCGGCACGATCGCGCGAGCGTCGTCGACACGGCCCTCGCCCTGCTCGACGAGGGCGGCCTGGGCGAGCTCTCCATGCGGCGGATCGCCGGCGCCCTCGGCATCCAGCCGTCGGCCCTCTACTGGCACTTCGACAGCAAGCAGGCCCTGCTCGCCGCGGTCGCCGACCGCATCGTCGACGACGGGCTGCGCGCCATCCCGGCGGATGCCGGCGTGCACGCCGTCGCGCACGGGCTGCGCGACGCCCTCCTGCGCCACCGCGACGGCGCGGACATCGTCATCGGCACGCAGGCCCTCGCCCTCGGCGCGGGCGACGCGCACCGGCGGCTCCGCGACGCCTTGCGGCGCGACGGCGACGACCCGCGGGAGGGCCCGGCGCAGACGGGCGCGACGACGCTGCTGCACTTCACCCTGGGCCACGCCACGATCGTGCAGCAGCGCCTGCAGGCGGCCCGGCTCGGCGTCGTGACGGCCGACGTCGCGAGCGAGGCGCGCGAGCTCGCGGCGCAGTTCGACGCCGGCGTGCGGGCGATCCTGCGCGGTCTGACGGGCGCCGGGAAGGAATCGATTCGGCAACAACGCACGACGAATGATGGATACCGAGCTTAG
- a CDS encoding iron chelate uptake ABC transporter family permease subunit codes for MTLAPAASAAPPAPTRTGIARSVVVTGIGIALLAVLATLSLFVGSGGISVAAVWEALRADDGSSTALIVREFRIPRTLLAITVGIALGLSGAIMQAVTRNPLADPGILGVNAGAYTAVVFAAAVLGPSLTTGHVGVALVGALVAALVVYGIGTSGPAGGTPTKLVLTGTALGAVLTGVSFAVTLTRPDVFDRIRFWSAGSLQNRQFDTLWAVLPFIVVGVVIALALPRALNALSLGDDVAVALGSRPATTKLAGVVAVTLLCGAATAAAGPIAFVGLMIPHALRSIVGPDQRWIVPLSLVAAPILLLAADIVGRLVAPGELPAGVVTAFLGAPVLIALTRRKGARGL; via the coding sequence GTGACCCTCGCCCCCGCCGCGTCCGCGGCACCGCCAGCGCCGACACGCACCGGCATCGCGCGCTCCGTCGTGGTCACCGGCATCGGGATCGCGCTGCTCGCCGTCCTCGCGACGCTCAGCCTCTTCGTCGGTTCGGGCGGCATCTCCGTCGCGGCGGTCTGGGAGGCGCTCCGCGCCGACGACGGCTCCTCGACCGCGCTCATCGTGCGCGAGTTCCGCATCCCCCGCACCCTGCTCGCGATCACCGTCGGCATCGCGCTCGGCCTGTCGGGCGCGATCATGCAGGCGGTGACGCGCAACCCGCTCGCCGACCCCGGCATCCTCGGTGTCAACGCGGGCGCCTACACGGCCGTCGTCTTCGCGGCCGCCGTGCTCGGCCCGAGCCTCACGACCGGTCACGTGGGCGTCGCCCTCGTGGGAGCCCTCGTCGCGGCGCTCGTCGTCTACGGCATCGGCACGAGCGGGCCCGCCGGCGGCACGCCCACCAAGCTCGTGCTCACCGGTACCGCGCTGGGCGCGGTGCTCACCGGCGTCAGCTTCGCCGTGACCCTCACCCGCCCCGACGTGTTCGACCGCATCCGGTTCTGGAGCGCGGGGTCGCTGCAGAACCGTCAGTTCGACACGCTGTGGGCGGTGCTGCCGTTCATCGTCGTCGGCGTCGTCATCGCGCTCGCGCTCCCCCGCGCCCTCAACGCCCTCTCCCTCGGCGACGACGTGGCCGTCGCCCTCGGCTCGCGGCCCGCGACCACCAAGCTCGCCGGCGTCGTCGCCGTCACGCTCCTGTGCGGCGCCGCCACGGCGGCCGCCGGCCCCATCGCGTTCGTCGGCCTCATGATCCCGCACGCGCTGCGCAGCATCGTCGGCCCGGATCAGCGCTGGATCGTGCCGCTGAGCCTCGTCGCCGCCCCCATCCTCCTGCTCGCGGCCGACATCGTCGGCCGGCTCGTCGCTCCGGGAGAGCTGCCCGCCGGCGTCGTCACGGCCTTCCTCGGCGCGCCCGTGCTCATCGCGCTGACCCGACGCAAGGGGGCCCGCGGGCTATGA
- a CDS encoding FecCD family ABC transporter permease produces the protein MTGTLTWPRGIRPVRIAGRSLRIEVRALVVTVVVLVLTLAIGAWSLTVGSAGLGLADVVAALRGEASEATTRIIVEWRLPRVVFAIVGGAALAIGGAVFQSVTRNPLGSPDIIGFSTGAYTGALLVALFATGSALGTSIGALAGGILTGVAVYLLAYRRGVTGMRIIVVGIGVSLFLGAFNTWVLTTMRLEQALSAASWGAGSLNEIGWVHTVPVVVGLAIALPIVLVLQADMRMLELGDDAGRGLGVRAEPVRMWLLLLGIALVALVTASAGPIAFVALAAPQLAMRVGATPGVRIVPAAAFGALLLTASDLVARTIIAPAQLPVGVVTLCFGGAYLVWLLASFGRKAR, from the coding sequence ATGACCGGCACCCTCACCTGGCCCCGCGGCATCCGTCCCGTGCGCATCGCGGGGCGGAGCCTGCGCATCGAGGTGCGCGCCCTCGTCGTCACGGTCGTCGTGCTCGTCCTCACCCTCGCGATCGGCGCGTGGTCGCTCACGGTCGGCAGCGCCGGCCTGGGGCTCGCCGACGTCGTCGCGGCGCTGCGCGGCGAGGCGAGCGAGGCGACGACCCGCATCATCGTCGAGTGGCGCCTGCCGCGTGTCGTCTTCGCGATCGTCGGCGGCGCGGCGCTCGCGATCGGCGGCGCCGTGTTCCAGTCCGTCACCCGCAACCCCCTCGGCAGCCCCGACATCATCGGGTTCTCGACCGGCGCCTACACGGGCGCCCTGCTCGTCGCGCTGTTCGCGACCGGCAGCGCGCTGGGCACGTCGATCGGGGCGCTCGCGGGCGGCATCCTCACGGGCGTCGCCGTGTACCTGCTCGCCTACCGGCGCGGCGTCACGGGCATGCGCATCATCGTCGTCGGCATCGGCGTCAGCCTGTTCCTCGGCGCCTTCAACACGTGGGTGCTCACGACCATGCGCCTCGAGCAGGCCCTCTCCGCCGCCAGCTGGGGGGCGGGATCGCTCAACGAGATCGGCTGGGTCCACACCGTGCCGGTCGTCGTCGGGCTCGCGATCGCGCTCCCGATCGTGCTCGTGCTGCAGGCCGACATGCGCATGCTCGAGCTGGGCGACGACGCGGGGCGCGGCCTGGGCGTGCGCGCCGAGCCCGTGCGCATGTGGCTGCTGCTGCTGGGCATCGCCCTCGTCGCGCTCGTCACGGCCTCCGCCGGCCCGATCGCCTTCGTCGCCCTCGCCGCTCCCCAGCTCGCCATGCGGGTCGGCGCGACGCCCGGGGTGCGCATCGTCCCGGCGGCCGCGTTCGGCGCCCTGCTGCTGACGGCGAGCGACCTCGTCGCGCGCACGATCATCGCCCCGGCGCAGCTGCCGGTGGGCGTGGTCACCCTGTGCTTCGGCGGCGCCTACCTCGTGTGGCTGCTCGCCTCGTTCGGAAGGAAGGCACGCTGA